A genomic stretch from Leptotrichia sp. HSP-536 includes:
- a CDS encoding 6-phospho-beta-glucosidase produces the protein MGFRKDFLWGGATAANQLEGAYNEDGRGLANVDLSPVGEDRLAVITGERKMLEFDDEHFYPAKGAIDFYHRYKEDIALFAEMGFKTYRMSIAWTRIFPNGDEETPNEKGLEFYENVFKECRKYGIEPLVTITHFDFPIHLIKEYGGWRNRKVIDFYKRLCTVIFTRYKGLVKYWLTFNEINILLHAPFMGAGIVFEEGENKNQVLYTAAHNELVASAWATKIGHEIDSENKIGCMLAAGKFYALTSKPEDVWTALEKDRENYFFIDVQARGSYPAYAKKFFERENINIGITKEDEQILRENPVDFVSFSYYTTRCISAEADRLGEGNLLKTMRNPYIEVTDWGWGLDPLGFRTTINEIYDRYQKPLFVVENGLGAVDVPDVDGYVEDDYRIDYLRDHIKAMKEAVELDGAELLGYTTWGPIDLVSAGTGEMKKRYGFIYVDRDNYGNGTLKRSKKKSFDWYKKVIASNGEDLD, from the coding sequence ATGGGATTTAGAAAAGACTTTTTATGGGGCGGAGCTACTGCTGCAAATCAGCTTGAAGGAGCTTATAATGAGGATGGAAGAGGACTTGCAAATGTAGATTTGTCGCCAGTTGGGGAAGATAGGCTTGCTGTGATTACTGGTGAGCGAAAAATGCTGGAATTTGACGATGAGCATTTTTATCCTGCTAAAGGGGCGATTGATTTTTATCATAGATACAAGGAAGATATTGCATTATTTGCAGAAATGGGATTTAAGACTTATAGAATGTCGATAGCATGGACTCGTATTTTCCCAAATGGAGATGAAGAAACTCCGAATGAAAAAGGGCTTGAATTTTATGAAAATGTATTTAAGGAATGTAGAAAATATGGCATTGAGCCATTGGTTACAATAACGCACTTTGATTTTCCTATTCACTTAATCAAGGAATATGGAGGATGGAGAAACAGAAAAGTTATTGATTTTTATAAAAGATTGTGTACTGTAATTTTCACTAGATATAAAGGACTTGTAAAATACTGGCTTACATTTAATGAAATTAATATTTTATTACACGCACCATTTATGGGAGCAGGAATTGTTTTTGAAGAAGGAGAAAATAAAAATCAGGTTTTGTATACTGCGGCACACAATGAATTAGTGGCAAGTGCTTGGGCTACAAAAATTGGGCATGAAATTGATTCTGAAAACAAAATTGGATGTATGCTTGCGGCTGGGAAATTTTATGCACTTACTTCAAAGCCTGAAGATGTATGGACTGCACTTGAAAAAGACAGAGAAAATTATTTTTTCATAGATGTACAGGCTCGTGGATCTTATCCTGCCTATGCTAAAAAATTCTTTGAAAGAGAAAATATAAATATTGGAATCACAAAGGAAGATGAGCAAATTTTGAGAGAAAATCCAGTTGATTTCGTAAGTTTTTCATATTATACGACTCGTTGTATCTCTGCTGAAGCTGATAGACTTGGAGAAGGGAATTTGCTAAAAACAATGAGAAATCCGTATATTGAAGTGACAGACTGGGGATGGGGACTAGATCCGTTAGGATTTAGAACGACAATAAACGAAATTTATGACAGATACCAAAAACCGTTGTTTGTTGTGGAAAATGGGCTTGGAGCTGTGGATGTTCCAGATGTGGATGGATATGTGGAAGATGACTACAGAATTGATTATTTAAGAGATCATATAAAGGCAATGAAGGAAGCGGTTGAACTGGATGGAGCGGAGCTGCTTGGATATACGACTTGGGGGCCTATTGACTTGGTAAGTGCGGGAACTGGAGAAATGAAAAAACGTTACGGATTTATTTATGTGGATAGAGATAATTATGGAAATGGAACATTGAAGAGAAGCAAGAAAAAATCATTTGACTGGTATAAAAAGGTTATTGCAAGTAATGGGGAAGATTTGGATTAG
- a CDS encoding YadA-like family protein yields the protein MKKSVSLKLIVFSFLLVAGSVAYSAPVIGPGTATGSTVAGVDNEATESYSSAFGNQNKASGVSSSAFGFRNKASGVNSSAFGFDNKATKNYSSAFGNQNKASEVNSSAFGFNNAGTGVSSSAFGFSNTAAGMNSSAFGFNNTATGINSSAIGYQNETSGVISSAFGFRNKASGKNSYAIGYQNEATESYSSAFGTQNKASGKNSSAFGIVNTASGINSSTVGTVNTASGKNSSAFGSQYKVTGEASGAFGVGKANWNNTTQVFDYDYVNEGKNSYMFGNYNKIAAGTQNNFILGNNVSIGSGINNSVGLGNGSTVSSSNEVSVGSATLKRKITNVADGEVSATSTDAVTGKQLYNGDGINTAAWKTKLGIGSGGSGIANSATGIGSTGLGIDNTVTGDYSTTVGYKNKVTGNHSGAFGDPNVVTGNGSYAFGNDNNIAGDNNFVLGNNVNIGAGIKNSVALGNNSVVSSSNEVSVGSKGKERKITNVADGEVSATSTDAVTGRQLYKVMQNSGTTGIENLRNEVNEKIDNVKDEVNHVGSLSAALAGLHPMQYDPKAPAQVMAALGHYKNKQAVAVGASYYFNDRFMMSAGVALGSEKRVKSMANVGFTVKLGKGSGVTYEEAPQYTILDEVKRLTVENNKQAKENQELKERVKNLEEKLEMLLKNK from the coding sequence ATGAAAAAATCTGTGAGTTTAAAATTAATTGTTTTTAGTTTTCTTTTAGTTGCTGGTAGTGTTGCTTATTCAGCACCAGTCATTGGTCCAGGAACTGCTACTGGTAGTACAGTAGCAGGAGTTGATAATGAAGCTACTGAAAGCTATAGTTCTGCTTTTGGAAATCAAAATAAAGCTAGTGGAGTGAGTAGTTCTGCTTTTGGATTTCGAAATAAAGCTAGTGGAGTGAATAGTTCTGCTTTTGGTTTTGATAATAAAGCTACTAAAAACTATAGTTCTGCTTTTGGAAATCAAAATAAAGCTAGTGAAGTGAATAGTTCTGCTTTTGGTTTTAATAATGCAGGCACTGGAGTGAGTAGTTCTGCTTTTGGTTTTAGTAATACAGCCGCTGGAATGAATAGTTCTGCTTTTGGTTTTAATAATACAGCCACTGGAATAAATAGTTCTGCTATTGGATATCAAAATGAAACCAGTGGAGTGATTAGTTCTGCTTTTGGATTTCGAAATAAAGCTAGTGGTAAAAATAGTTATGCTATTGGATATCAAAATGAAGCTACTGAAAGCTATAGTTCTGCTTTTGGAACTCAAAATAAAGCTAGTGGTAAAAATAGTTCTGCTTTTGGAATTGTTAATACAGCTAGTGGTATTAATAGTTCTACTGTTGGAACTGTTAATACAGCTAGTGGTAAAAATAGTTCTGCTTTTGGAAGTCAATATAAAGTCACTGGTGAAGCTTCTGGTGCTTTTGGTGTTGGAAAAGCTAATTGGAATAATACAACACAAGTATTTGATTATGACTATGTAAATGAAGGTAAAAATTCATATATGTTTGGTAATTATAATAAAATAGCTGCTGGTACTCAAAATAACTTTATCTTAGGTAATAATGTTTCTATTGGTAGTGGTATTAATAATTCGGTTGGTTTAGGAAATGGCTCTACTGTTTCTTCTTCTAATGAAGTTTCTGTTGGTTCTGCAACTCTAAAAAGAAAAATAACTAATGTTGCTGATGGAGAAGTTTCTGCTACTTCTACTGACGCTGTTACTGGTAAGCAATTATACAATGGAGATGGAATTAATACTGCTGCTTGGAAAACTAAACTAGGTATTGGTTCTGGTGGTAGTGGAATAGCTAACTCTGCTACTGGTATTGGAAGTACAGGACTTGGTATTGATAACACTGTTACTGGTGATTATTCTACTACTGTCGGTTATAAAAATAAAGTTACTGGTAATCATTCTGGTGCTTTTGGAGACCCTAATGTTGTTACTGGTAATGGTTCTTATGCCTTTGGTAATGATAACAATATAGCTGGTGATAATAACTTTGTTTTAGGTAATAATGTTAATATTGGAGCTGGTATCAAAAATTCAGTAGCTCTTGGTAATAATTCTGTTGTTTCATCTTCTAATGAAGTATCTGTTGGTAGTAAAGGTAAAGAAAGAAAAATAACTAATGTAGCTGATGGGGAAGTTTCTGCTACTTCTACTGATGCTGTTACTGGTAGACAATTATATAAAGTTATGCAAAATTCAGGTACAACAGGTATAGAAAATTTAAGAAATGAAGTTAATGAAAAGATTGATAATGTTAAAGATGAAGTTAATCATGTCGGTTCATTAAGTGCTGCTCTTGCTGGCTTGCATCCTATGCAATATGACCCTAAGGCTCCTGCACAAGTTATGGCTGCATTAGGACACTATAAAAATAAACAAGCTGTTGCTGTTGGAGCAAGTTATTATTTCAATGATAGATTTATGATGAGTGCTGGTGTTGCTCTTGGTAGTGAAAAAAGAGTAAAGAGTATGGCTAATGTTGGTTTCACTGTAAAACTTGGTAAGGGTAGTGGAGTTACTTATGAGGAAGCTCCTCAATACACTATTCTAGATGAAGTTAAGAGATTGACTGTTGAAAATAATAAACAAGCTAAAGAAAATCAGGAATTAAAAGAAAGAGTTAAAAATCTTGAAGAAAAATTAGAAATGTTGTTAAAAAATAAATAA
- a CDS encoding VOC family protein, whose product MYIEHIAMYVNDLEKTREFYEKYFEARANDKYHNKNTGLQTYFLSFPDSEVRLEIMSRPELTERKDKIMNEGFIHLAFSVGNKENVDKLTKRLVNDGFRCLSGPRTTGDGYYESVIEDCEGNLIEITE is encoded by the coding sequence ATGTATATAGAACACATAGCAATGTATGTAAATGATTTAGAAAAAACGAGAGAATTTTATGAAAAATATTTTGAAGCAAGGGCAAATGATAAATATCATAATAAAAATACTGGATTACAGACTTATTTCTTAAGTTTTCCAGACAGTGAAGTAAGGCTTGAAATAATGTCACGTCCTGAACTTACGGAAAGAAAGGATAAAATAATGAATGAAGGCTTTATCCATCTTGCTTTTAGCGTTGGAAACAAAGAGAATGTTGATAAATTGACAAAAAGACTTGTAAATGATGGATTTAGATGTTTAAGCGGTCCTAGAACGACTGGAGATGGGTATTATGAGAGCGTTATAGAGGATTGTGAAGGGAATTTGATTGAAATAACGGAATAG
- a CDS encoding sugar O-acetyltransferase has protein sequence MTEKEKMLAGMIYDANYDDELLKERTIAKDLCFEYNYLIKPSEVEKQNEILKKLFGKTKENFTVTAPWYNIELGENFYSNHNVVILDGAKVTFGDNVFIAPNCGFYTAGHPLDSERRNAGLEYAKPITVGNNVWFGAGVHVMPGVTIGNDVVIAAGSVVTKDISDGVVAAGVPCKVVKKITE, from the coding sequence ATGACTGAAAAAGAAAAAATGTTAGCAGGAATGATTTATGATGCGAATTACGATGATGAACTTTTGAAGGAAAGGACGATAGCGAAGGATTTGTGTTTTGAGTATAATTATTTGATAAAACCCTCAGAAGTTGAAAAACAGAATGAAATTTTAAAAAAATTATTTGGAAAAACGAAAGAAAATTTTACGGTAACAGCGCCATGGTATAATATCGAACTTGGAGAAAATTTTTACAGTAATCATAATGTTGTGATTCTGGATGGAGCAAAGGTAACATTTGGAGATAATGTATTTATTGCACCGAATTGCGGATTTTATACAGCGGGACATCCTTTGGACAGTGAGCGGAGAAATGCTGGTCTTGAGTATGCGAAGCCAATAACTGTTGGGAATAATGTGTGGTTTGGAGCTGGAGTTCATGTGATGCCAGGAGTTACAATTGGAAATGATGTTGTAATTGCGGCGGGAAGCGTTGTTACGAAGGATATTTCAGATGGAGTTGTAGCAGCTGGTGTTCCATGTAAAGTTGTAAAAAAGATAACAGAATAG
- a CDS encoding FUSC family protein yields MAVACVAVMQGSSTQHIFQRSIQRIIGTLIGVIFCWGILLLINNPWEICVLIIIFQFIVEYLVPRNYGIAMIFITPLTIFLSEAGTLFTKSPSLFVEGRLFNTIAGSLIGIIGGYVVYHEKFRE; encoded by the coding sequence GTGGCAGTTGCCTGTGTTGCGGTAATGCAAGGAAGTTCGACTCAGCACATTTTTCAAAGAAGTATTCAAAGAATTATAGGAACACTGATAGGAGTTATTTTTTGCTGGGGAATACTTTTATTAATAAATAATCCGTGGGAGATATGCGTCCTCATAATAATATTTCAATTTATCGTAGAATATTTAGTTCCTAGAAATTATGGAATAGCAATGATTTTTATAACTCCACTTACAATTTTTTTATCAGAAGCAGGTACACTATTCACAAAAAGCCCTTCTTTGTTTGTCGAAGGAAGACTCTTTAATACAATAGCAGGTTCTTTAATAGGAATTATAGGTGGATATGTTGTGTATCATGAAAAGTTTAGAGAATGA